In Azospirillum sp. TSA2s, one genomic interval encodes:
- a CDS encoding DUF2628 domain-containing protein, with protein MPTFVHPLNEGYRESTGASTVALTMLFGPFYLLYLRAWFAAFLSVVVGAPAVITVTMIAGSSGSFGAMVAAYFSGILGWSIAMLPLVEKSYLRRGWKAV; from the coding sequence ATGCCTACGTTCGTTCACCCTCTCAATGAGGGATACCGTGAGAGCACTGGGGCGAGCACCGTCGCCTTAACGATGCTGTTTGGTCCTTTTTATCTTCTGTACCTGAGGGCTTGGTTCGCCGCTTTCCTGTCCGTGGTAGTAGGCGCCCCCGCAGTCATCACGGTGACGATGATAGCCGGTTCATCAGGTTCTTTTGGGGCGATGGTCGCAGCCTACTTTTCCGGCATCCTTGGGTGGTCCATTGCCATGCTTCCGCTAGTAGAGAAGTCATACCTACGGCGCGGGTGGAAGGCTGTATAG
- a CDS encoding twin-arginine translocation signal domain-containing protein translates to MTTSRRQFLAASAVVPAGAVIAPIEHLLASGRTDEAQAERWAALQSIFGQQHPDAELLAAYEEANRLRDWMDGPESGDDDVPDHIGQRYGELVKLIAALPASTAAGVVAKLSTFTHEIQGNAYSYKGPDEDEGLFPKFIRTAIEGAQKIAQMHTKV, encoded by the coding sequence ATGACGACATCGCGCCGTCAGTTTCTCGCCGCATCGGCCGTCGTGCCGGCCGGTGCCGTCATCGCTCCAATCGAACACCTTCTGGCTTCCGGCCGCACCGACGAGGCGCAGGCCGAACGGTGGGCTGCGCTCCAGTCGATCTTCGGTCAGCAGCATCCCGACGCAGAACTCCTTGCCGCCTACGAGGAAGCAAACCGGCTCCGCGACTGGATGGACGGACCGGAAAGCGGCGATGATGACGTGCCGGATCACATCGGTCAGCGCTACGGCGAACTGGTCAAGTTGATCGCGGCGCTTCCGGCCAGCACGGCTGCCGGTGTCGTAGCGAAGCTGTCCACATTCACCCACGAAATCCAGGGGAATGCCTACTCCTACAAGGGGCCGGACGAGGACGAGGGGTTGTTCCCCAAGTTCATTCGCACGGCCATTGAAGGGGCGCAAAAGATCGCGCAGATGCACACAAAAGTTTAG
- a CDS encoding phage tail tube protein, whose amino-acid sequence MTAQTSAGYTLSIGTTATNPSGDSFTLIGEVTNVPAFGKSFQEITHNPVSSRETQKFKGAFNAGSVTLDMAMDVNDAGQEDLLTALDSDGLYNFRLEYNDKATPSGHGSYRIFKARVMSYTENPAGVNNVVTAQVQLGLQGNITRVAAT is encoded by the coding sequence ATGACCGCTCAAACCTCGGCGGGCTATACGCTTTCCATCGGCACGACTGCCACCAACCCCAGCGGAGATAGTTTTACGCTGATCGGTGAGGTGACGAACGTCCCGGCGTTCGGCAAGTCCTTTCAGGAAATCACGCACAACCCTGTATCGAGCCGCGAGACGCAGAAGTTCAAGGGGGCGTTCAACGCCGGCAGCGTCACTCTCGACATGGCGATGGATGTCAATGACGCCGGTCAGGAAGACTTGCTGACCGCGCTGGACAGCGACGGCCTCTACAACTTCCGCCTGGAATACAACGACAAGGCCACCCCGTCGGGCCACGGCTCCTACCGCATCTTCAAGGCGCGCGTCATGAGCTACACCGAGAACCCGGCCGGCGTGAACAACGTCGTCACGGCGCAGGTTCAGCTTGGCCTGCAGGGCAACATCACCCGCGTGGCCGCCACCTAA
- a CDS encoding helix-turn-helix transcriptional regulator, whose translation MSLPLRLVSCNLDTEHATLIWQRQQEFCNLAMISPQQSKGARAMLDMSRSDLASAAGIAERTLVDFERGARTPHANNLAAIQRALENAGVRFTDHGVELPPKVDPHVASAIDTISKAMDTD comes from the coding sequence ATGTCGTTGCCCCTGCGTCTTGTTTCGTGTAACCTCGACACAGAACATGCAACATTGATCTGGCAACGTCAACAGGAATTTTGCAACTTGGCCATGATTTCGCCGCAGCAGTCCAAGGGCGCTCGCGCCATGCTCGATATGTCCCGCTCCGATCTGGCGTCAGCCGCTGGGATAGCGGAGAGGACGCTTGTCGATTTTGAGCGCGGCGCCCGCACCCCGCACGCCAACAATCTCGCGGCCATCCAGCGCGCTCTAGAGAATGCTGGCGTCCGGTTCACCGATCATGGCGTTGAGTTGCCGCCCAAGGTCGATCCGCATGTGGCGTCGGCCATAGATACCATCTCCAAGGCGATGGACACGGATTAG
- a CDS encoding phage tail length tape measure family protein, with product MATQRNEIVTILTVDARDLEAKAAASAAAVDKIGASLGKLAGAATTVETTLDASAKVSRRQAAELENLLRAIDPVYAAHAKLAAEQKRVEAAMTALDAQYRNGSRSAEAVATATNALTAKSKELAAIQSELSKGVLTADQAHSRISVTMGGVEAEAKRMTNALGLTKAQMQQLSPQINDVISGLMMGQAPMQIFTQQSGQIVQALQAGGAEMPKFRASTLAMAGAFGIAAAGAAVLVSRMVSISGEGRRLDETIRTLNPNLTATAQQLRQIAFDVADQQGVSRSDAMSALDVAIKNTRIQSAALLKDITELSVNISAVMGGEAADWAEKLSDAAKRGSSGFSELAAQLPGITADTLAAARAAEQHGDRMKALELIFGDLERRWGGASRAMKNDFSEALRGMWNAWDEFVERWAKDPRVAMGARIVAQMITWVTPETQDEARTKEMAGILEALDAKTAQLQQAVSRGQSGPGVDLLRKQVTELQAQYYGLAQAASVAAQATKDAQTAGSPAAGPSNDNKPNGLTETEQDRINRAREATERWAEAMRKTGAARQVAVAGVEAYNSAIERGATEEVAKAERAEAERRARISLSASIADNSAQLTVEARESLKVADAYMQSAAAGQAAEAMRQAQLDSLQSGVSVEQRYQEILNERAATQAATSAQALQTYQQEVAGREAVANATMEGVDAAYKAEMAEKVRIGTLAETIALENASGEAAEKLRKVIEAKTAAILDDERAQRKLQVAQAIQQQKDQLELGQAQLKLMGASAEQRAVEIARLQALVYLRNQHIDVMSVEGQAYIKNAENIARQSLETERLQAAYQELERFGDQAFSSVIDAVVKGGDATSTWKNAVKGLVTEFETLALKMAVLNPIKNAVFGSNLPTIFDFGSMGGGSAANQNGGGLLSNGNMLSLGSKLVPNSWTGGLMSSVDMWGAETLGIGSVAPGPTLSGAAGYVPAGTGLSSLLGAAGAGVGAGMLGGMLGTATNSKAVGGLTGAAGGAIASMALAGSIVPGIGTAIGAITGLISGLLSTQKATVGKTASADVTINAGGKSATYGNILTDNEGDPAAGKALGTALSGIFSIAAMGGGSLTKDFGIGQTAAKGLYVGGSVPYKEFGKGDGAIGDALRYMLLDQGGLKDGGVNTVKALKATKATDWEEAAKDIGLGASIDAGNTALREMVKTLSGVTDAAKKATTESFKPMFEELERAKKLGIDGAYKDLATDQLKAYLDQLRNPPDFTQVQTDMATLTGQFQAARDAYAQLNPSMVTYVDQIEKETRARIAANFNKSLDQQIAEASGRGYVNQINGFLETLDANTRSLAAVGEPAAKAQGLYNASLTSLLKTLTADQLGDVARSFGGDIATLATSMQQAAVATAAATSAQEEATRFQTLFNQIQRDNAQATITALNEQKSAATSLLSSWKNLQSSIAQTRQGLLVGDLSTLDPKSKMEQALADYRATLAKAQGGDVDAAGQVSGLAQTALQAARAYYASNQDYARIFSEVQDGLQGVESVASRQVSLASQQVSKLDQQLGVQQAILSAINKPAQTDVSAVLSGLNAGNLGDLVNWGKRMGSDTLYQVLSTADSKLGWQNNPYRYSSPSDLASVGNYMTMDDFSSVMRGIGFQGDISTANSWIAAYGKQSDYEAAIRSWAHGHGVPGFQNGGIVGNGVWGVDSVMAKLAGGEGVLTAPATAAIGPGAVDYINRYHALPANDRWGGNVVEYRPRASSQSSGGMADPETKALLREACAKLDTLIRVSMGAGDKNIEGLREVADGVSAVVKKVAGGDRR from the coding sequence ATGGCGACGCAGCGCAACGAAATTGTAACGATTTTGACCGTCGATGCGCGCGACTTGGAGGCCAAGGCCGCCGCGTCGGCCGCTGCGGTCGATAAGATTGGCGCTTCGCTCGGCAAACTGGCCGGGGCCGCCACCACGGTCGAGACGACACTGGACGCGAGCGCGAAGGTCAGCCGGCGGCAGGCGGCCGAACTGGAAAACTTGCTGCGCGCCATCGACCCGGTTTATGCGGCTCATGCAAAGTTGGCTGCGGAGCAGAAGCGCGTTGAAGCCGCGATGACAGCCCTTGATGCGCAGTATCGGAACGGCAGCCGCTCCGCCGAAGCTGTAGCGACAGCCACGAACGCGTTGACGGCCAAAAGCAAGGAACTTGCCGCAATCCAGTCTGAGTTGTCGAAAGGCGTTCTGACTGCCGATCAGGCGCATTCCCGTATTTCCGTCACCATGGGTGGAGTAGAGGCCGAGGCAAAGAGGATGACGAATGCGCTTGGCTTGACCAAGGCGCAGATGCAGCAGCTCTCGCCGCAGATCAACGATGTGATCAGCGGATTGATGATGGGCCAAGCGCCCATGCAGATTTTTACGCAACAGTCAGGCCAGATTGTGCAGGCGCTCCAGGCCGGTGGCGCTGAGATGCCGAAGTTCAGGGCGTCCACGCTTGCTATGGCCGGCGCTTTTGGCATTGCGGCGGCCGGCGCTGCCGTTCTGGTCTCGCGCATGGTAAGCATCAGCGGGGAAGGGCGGCGCCTAGACGAGACGATCCGCACGCTTAACCCAAATCTGACGGCCACCGCACAGCAGCTTAGGCAGATCGCCTTTGATGTCGCCGATCAGCAGGGGGTGTCCCGCTCTGATGCGATGTCTGCGCTTGATGTGGCGATCAAGAACACCCGCATTCAATCTGCCGCGTTGCTCAAGGACATCACCGAACTGAGCGTCAACATCTCCGCCGTGATGGGCGGGGAGGCTGCTGATTGGGCGGAAAAGCTCAGTGATGCCGCCAAGCGCGGATCGTCGGGGTTCAGTGAGCTTGCCGCTCAACTCCCTGGCATCACGGCAGACACCTTGGCGGCGGCGCGGGCTGCCGAGCAGCACGGCGACCGGATGAAGGCGCTGGAACTGATCTTCGGCGATCTAGAAAGGCGTTGGGGCGGGGCATCCCGTGCCATGAAGAACGATTTCTCGGAAGCGCTCCGCGGCATGTGGAACGCATGGGATGAGTTCGTTGAGCGGTGGGCGAAAGACCCGCGCGTCGCAATGGGCGCGCGGATCGTTGCCCAGATGATCACATGGGTGACGCCGGAGACGCAGGATGAGGCCAGAACCAAGGAGATGGCCGGCATTTTGGAGGCGCTGGATGCAAAGACGGCGCAGCTACAGCAGGCGGTAAGTCGGGGGCAGTCCGGGCCTGGGGTTGATCTTCTTCGGAAGCAGGTCACGGAGTTGCAGGCCCAATACTATGGGCTTGCTCAGGCCGCGTCTGTGGCCGCTCAGGCGACAAAGGACGCCCAAACGGCCGGATCTCCTGCCGCCGGGCCGTCAAATGACAACAAGCCCAACGGTCTGACCGAGACGGAACAGGACCGCATCAATCGCGCGAGAGAAGCGACCGAACGGTGGGCGGAGGCCATGCGCAAGACCGGCGCCGCTCGTCAGGTGGCGGTGGCCGGGGTGGAAGCCTATAACTCCGCCATTGAGCGTGGCGCGACGGAGGAGGTCGCCAAGGCCGAAAGGGCGGAAGCGGAGCGTCGTGCGCGCATATCTCTGTCCGCCAGTATCGCCGACAACTCGGCCCAACTCACGGTGGAGGCCCGCGAGAGCCTGAAGGTTGCCGACGCCTACATGCAGTCGGCTGCGGCTGGTCAGGCGGCGGAAGCGATGCGTCAGGCCCAGCTTGACAGCCTGCAGTCTGGCGTATCGGTGGAGCAGCGGTATCAGGAAATCCTGAACGAGCGTGCGGCGACACAGGCCGCCACGTCGGCGCAGGCGCTCCAGACCTACCAACAGGAGGTGGCTGGTCGGGAGGCGGTTGCCAACGCCACAATGGAAGGCGTTGACGCGGCTTACAAGGCGGAAATGGCGGAAAAGGTGCGCATCGGCACCTTGGCCGAAACCATCGCCTTGGAGAACGCCAGCGGTGAGGCGGCGGAGAAGCTCCGCAAGGTCATCGAGGCGAAGACCGCGGCTATTCTGGACGACGAGCGGGCGCAGCGGAAGTTGCAGGTTGCGCAGGCCATCCAACAGCAGAAGGACCAGCTTGAACTCGGGCAGGCCCAACTGAAGTTGATGGGGGCATCGGCCGAACAGCGGGCGGTGGAAATCGCCCGGCTGCAAGCGCTGGTCTACCTGCGGAACCAGCACATCGACGTCATGTCAGTCGAAGGGCAGGCGTACATCAAGAATGCCGAGAACATCGCTAGGCAGTCTCTCGAAACCGAAAGGTTGCAGGCGGCCTATCAGGAGTTGGAGCGGTTCGGAGATCAGGCGTTTTCGTCTGTCATCGACGCCGTTGTGAAGGGGGGTGACGCCACCAGCACTTGGAAGAACGCCGTCAAGGGTTTGGTGACGGAATTCGAGACGCTGGCGCTCAAGATGGCGGTGCTCAACCCCATCAAGAACGCGGTGTTTGGCTCCAACCTACCGACGATCTTCGACTTTGGTTCCATGGGCGGCGGCTCTGCCGCCAACCAGAACGGCGGCGGGCTGCTGAGCAACGGCAACATGTTGTCGCTGGGGTCGAAGCTGGTGCCGAACTCATGGACCGGCGGCCTGATGTCGTCCGTCGATATGTGGGGCGCTGAGACGCTCGGTATTGGCTCCGTCGCCCCAGGCCCGACCCTTTCCGGTGCGGCCGGCTATGTCCCGGCGGGGACGGGCCTGTCGTCGCTTCTCGGTGCGGCTGGGGCAGGTGTTGGCGCCGGTATGCTGGGCGGCATGCTGGGCACCGCTACCAATAGCAAGGCGGTGGGTGGATTGACCGGTGCGGCAGGCGGCGCCATCGCCTCCATGGCTTTGGCTGGCTCCATCGTCCCCGGTATCGGGACCGCCATCGGCGCCATTACCGGCCTGATTTCCGGCCTGCTGAGCACTCAAAAGGCGACCGTTGGCAAGACGGCCAGTGCGGACGTGACCATCAATGCCGGCGGCAAGAGCGCGACATACGGTAACATCCTCACTGACAATGAGGGTGATCCTGCCGCAGGCAAAGCCCTCGGCACCGCTCTGTCGGGCATCTTCTCCATCGCCGCGATGGGTGGCGGATCGCTGACAAAGGACTTTGGCATCGGGCAAACCGCGGCCAAGGGCCTCTACGTCGGCGGCAGCGTCCCATACAAGGAGTTCGGCAAGGGCGACGGGGCCATCGGCGACGCCCTCCGGTACATGCTGCTGGACCAGGGCGGGCTTAAGGATGGCGGCGTCAACACTGTCAAGGCCCTGAAGGCAACCAAGGCCACTGATTGGGAAGAGGCCGCCAAGGACATCGGCTTGGGCGCCTCCATCGACGCCGGCAACACGGCGCTGCGGGAGATGGTCAAGACGCTCTCGGGCGTCACGGACGCGGCGAAAAAGGCCACGACTGAGTCCTTTAAGCCGATGTTTGAGGAACTGGAACGCGCCAAGAAACTGGGCATCGACGGGGCCTATAAGGACTTGGCGACAGACCAGTTAAAAGCCTATCTGGACCAGTTGCGCAACCCGCCTGACTTTACCCAAGTCCAGACGGACATGGCGACGCTGACCGGTCAGTTCCAAGCCGCTCGGGATGCGTACGCCCAACTCAACCCCTCCATGGTCACCTATGTGGACCAGATCGAAAAGGAGACGCGGGCGCGGATTGCCGCCAACTTCAACAAGAGCCTAGATCAGCAGATCGCTGAAGCCTCTGGCCGCGGGTACGTAAACCAGATCAACGGCTTCCTCGAAACGCTGGACGCCAACACCCGCAGCCTTGCGGCGGTGGGTGAGCCGGCGGCGAAGGCGCAGGGGCTTTACAACGCCTCGCTGACCAGCCTGCTAAAGACCTTGACCGCTGACCAACTTGGCGACGTGGCCCGGTCCTTTGGTGGAGACATCGCAACTCTGGCAACGTCAATGCAGCAGGCGGCGGTGGCGACGGCTGCGGCGACGTCGGCGCAGGAAGAGGCGACGCGGTTCCAAACGCTGTTCAACCAAATCCAGCGTGACAACGCACAGGCGACGATCACCGCGCTCAACGAACAGAAGAGCGCGGCGACATCGCTCCTGTCGTCGTGGAAGAACCTGCAATCGTCCATCGCTCAGACCCGCCAAGGTCTGCTTGTGGGCGACCTGTCCACACTCGACCCCAAGTCGAAGATGGAGCAGGCGCTTGCCGACTATCGGGCCACTCTGGCGAAGGCGCAGGGCGGTGACGTTGACGCAGCCGGTCAGGTTTCCGGTCTGGCTCAGACGGCCTTGCAAGCCGCCCGTGCCTACTACGCCAGCAATCAGGACTATGCCCGCATTTTCAGCGAGGTGCAGGACGGATTGCAGGGCGTGGAGAGCGTGGCGTCTCGTCAGGTGTCGTTGGCGTCTCAGCAGGTGTCCAAACTGGATCAGCAGTTGGGCGTCCAACAAGCCATCCTGTCGGCCATCAACAAGCCGGCTCAGACGGACGTATCTGCCGTTCTGTCGGGGCTGAATGCCGGAAACCTTGGCGATCTGGTCAACTGGGGCAAGCGTATGGGCAGCGACACGCTGTACCAAGTGCTTTCCACGGCTGACAGCAAGCTCGGCTGGCAGAACAACCCGTACCGCTACAGCAGCCCGTCCGATCTGGCATCGGTGGGCAACTACATGACGATGGACGACTTCTCCAGCGTCATGCGCGGCATCGGGTTCCAGGGCGACATCTCGACGGCCAATAGCTGGATTGCAGCCTACGGCAAGCAGTCCGACTACGAGGCAGCCATTCGGTCTTGGGCGCACGGACATGGTGTGCCTGGGTTCCAGAACGGCGGCATCGTCGGCAATGGTGTGTGGGGTGTCGATAGCGTCATGGCGAAGCTGGCCGGCGGCGAAGGGGTGCTAACCGCTCCGGCAACCGCCGCCATCGGACCTGGGGCGGTCGACTACATCAACCGCTACCACGCTTTGCCGGCAAATGACCGGTGGGGCGGAAACGTCGTGGAGTACCGGCCGCGGGCGTCGTCGCAGTCTTCCGGCGGCATGGCCGATCCGGAGACCAAGGCGCTGTTGCGGGAGGCGTGCGCCAAGCTGGACACGCTGATCCGAGTGTCCATGGGGGCTGGCGACAAGAACATCGAAGGCCTCCGCGAGGTGGCTGACGGTGTGTCTGCTGTGGTGAAAAAGGTAGCGGGTGGAGATCGCCGATGA